GAGCCCTTTTTACtttacattttctatcaaacacGCTAACAAAGCTAAAACAGttatttacgtcacaaggatggaaaagttgaaaagcaGAGTTTTCGCGTGAAGTTTATTGAACGTAGGCGAAGCTGGCGTCAATAATCACCTGAGAAAGGGACTTAACATTTTTCCTCCGAGTATTTTGTGTAACTCggacgaaaaatgaaaagtcacgttttcgCGTCGTTATTGACCTTTTATAGTGCTTTTCAGtgcaaaagcatgtaaaatatttgattgatAAGTGGTCAAAAATACCCTTCACAGCTTTCACCACAATTTATATCGTCCACTTCTAatatttcaaaagaaaatatcgaCAGACGGTAACTTATACCACTGatcatttataatttataataaaaagcaAAGAAGTCTAGCGGCAGCTTTAGCAACTGCTAAAAAAAGCTTAAATTACTGATATCATTTTTGCTTATTGCCTGAATGTAGGCAACATTAGTTgataaatacatttacaacattttgtgtgttacgttacatttacattgtctttttcattcagaaattacgttttattgttaattttgaaaataatttttcttcgttgtTACAACTGAATGTGCTGACAATAATTTACTAGTAAATGGTCTTATCTTATGATGTGTGCCTGGTATTCCGATTTCAAACAGGTGTATCATTAAATAAACAGCAGTCATATAGTATACAATGAAGACcatcaaatgaatttattccTTTATTGAGCTCATAAAACCTACACAAAACATTAAAGCGATTCAAGGAGGAAGTATCAAGTTTGTCACACTACCATTTGATTCCACCAAACCACCAgtcattttgtttcttttttggtTTCCTCAGTCTTTTCAATGTATCCGCATTTCTTGGTATTACCTCATTCGGAATATCATCCGGATTACCTTCGGTGGTACCACCGCCGTCTACGGAAGGTCCTTCTGCCGATTCACCCGAAGAATTGCCTTCAGTCGGTTGACTGTCCGTGCTTGATGGTTCGGTTGTTGGTTCCGGATCCGGATCGGGTTCTGGCTCAACATCATCTGGTGTAGTAAATTCTCTACGTCTGGGACGAGGTGTAGTTAAAAAAAGCTGCAGAAtgccaaaaattatttccagaCATGGTTCAGGGTTAGCTTCTGGTGACGGTACGGGAGCAGTATTCACAAACTGTAACGAAAGTATTCCATGTCTAACTTCTGGATTGATAGAAGACTCTCAATTACCGTCAACGACAACGAAGCcagcaaaaatacaaaaatcttcATACTGGAGATTGTTGATGATACTTTTCAATGGCTTTACAAAGTATCgcaacgtaatttttgggcgAAATATTTCCTATGACTGAGTACGTGGACCCAGATTAATCTTCTTTTATATAATGTGAGTCAAGCGTCGCatcgttaaatttaaatttgaccatAGCCATGAAccttaaacaaaatttggtttaACTCATTTGATCATTAAAATGGCTGCGAATCATATTGTCTAGTTCGAGCACCAATTTACTGATACGTATCTGAGCTACTAATAATTGCTTCAATCTCCGAAAACACGTCGGTATGATGATGATACAGTTTAGTTTCAGGTGTTTTATTTCCTAGTCacaaaagaattaaaattctaatttcaaTCGACTTCCTATTTCATTTGATGCATGATGTAGCGTTACAGTGGTAATAATTAGCTTTACAAATGATGAGGAAAGCTTAGCAATAAGCCCAACCCAAATACGGTCTGGACTTAAAAACTTATGCGAAGCTTATCAGAATCTAGCAATTGGACTTGGCTTCGTGTATTATACCGCAAATTATTTGATGCAGTTAAGACAATTTACACATTCAATCTTTCTTCTTTCCTTTCTCCGAAGTTTATACAGATGGAgatagagaaaatattttacggcGGGAGGCTATCGATCCACATCGAAACTCATATATTTAATTGGTCAGACTCTGATGGTTATTGATATCGATGACTACTCAGACTACTCAAACTATTCAGATAATTGATTACACACCCTCGAAGGAATTGCCGTAGTATTCGGTCATTAATaggaattgatggaattacaAGGAATTTACtggaaatacgagaaattgaACGTAAACGAAAGGAAATACAGTTAAATATGATGAACGAAAGAAGTAAACGAATGCAAAAAAGAATGACCGATTTCCGGTCTTGGCTATTCGGGATTTGTAAAATACAGTTCATTCGCAGATTGTTTCCTTCCATTTACCTTCAATTTGTCGTATGTCCTTCAATTTCTAATAATTATCAGATACTTCTACAACTACGAAACTGCGaaatttcgaagattttcgttcgttttctttaaatttgaagaaaatctcAGAAAGTTatcgaaataaagaaaagtgaagaaaatttctataaaattgtttctaaaaagtagacaATGAATTGGATAGTAACAGAAAATACCGAGGAATTATTAGAAATAATAGGAATTAAAGTGCAAATCCTCCAAAACAGTAATCCGGTAATAGAAGGAATTGAGAGGaataagaaattgatttgccaccggCACTTATAGTTGTTAGCAAATTACTTTTAATTCTCTGAGTTCATCGAAAGCCTCACCGAAAGCTTAATTTTGTCAGCTTCGCAAACCCTGTGGGGACTACACTTAACTTTTATCAAGACAAATTTATCTAAGAGTTAGGTTTATCAGTGCTGATAAGCCCTGTCAGGAAATGAGATAACCCAAACTTAGCTAGTGTAGTAGCCTTGAACCTTGAACTATTGTTTCTTATAAATATACATGGTCGCGTATTTCAATAAAGGATAGCGATTGGTGTCGCACTTTGTGGATTAAATTCAAGAAGTACGGCACCACTCGCAGGATAGAAGTATTTTTACTTTGAAACGTCTGTCCATTGAGATAAAGATTA
This window of the Bradysia coprophila strain Holo2 unplaced genomic scaffold, BU_Bcop_v1 contig_324, whole genome shotgun sequence genome carries:
- the LOC119079401 gene encoding uncharacterized protein LOC119079401; translation: MKIFVFLLASLSLTFVNTAPVPSPEANPEPCLEIIFGILQLFLTTPRPRRREFTTPDDVEPEPDPDPEPTTEPSSTDSQPTEGNSSGESAEGPSVDGGGTTEGNPDDIPNEVIPRNADTLKRLRKPKKKQNDWWFGGIKW